A genomic stretch from Etheostoma cragini isolate CJK2018 chromosome 8, CSU_Ecrag_1.0, whole genome shotgun sequence includes:
- the hsf4 gene encoding heat shock factor protein 4 yields MQESPGAMGVDGSYASNVPAFLTKLWTLVEDPDTNHLICWSASGTSFHVFDQGRFAKEVLPKYFKHNNMASFVRQLNMYGFRKVVNIEQSGLVKPERDDTEFQHLYFLQGHEHMLEHIKRKVSIVKSEETKVRQEDLSKLLYEVQLLRTQQDNMECQMQDMKQQNEVLWREVVSLRQNHTQQQKVMNKLIQFLFSQMQSNPPSTVGLKRKLPLMLDDGSPSPPASKFSHSHPMEPLHEPFYIQSPSSDTASCSTSGLTGGPIISDVTDMSQASMALQMQPDETREKCMMLIKEEPVSPGVRGGGKGGSLGGGEAVALTSSCEVCSSEPPVLPVAMVQSVLEGRGSVASMMEKRSKRPALDRVEVPDAVENVDMSLEELQQLLLRSHQQSTVEAGTSAVMDPFSLSLPLTEWNFTEMESNLKSYMFQNQEAEAFPAPGCEEQ; encoded by the exons ATGCAGGAGTCTCCAGGTGCCATGGGTGTAGATGGCAGCTACGCCAGCAATGTTCCAGCCTTTCTCACTAAGCTGTGGACCCTGGTGGAGGATCCAGATACCAACCACCTCATTTGCTGGAGCGCT TCTGGGACAAGTTTCCATGTGTTTGACCAGGGACGCTTTGCCAAGGAAGTTCTGCCAAAGTACTTTAAACACAATAATATGGCGAGCTTTGTTCGACAGCTCAACATGT ATGGTTTCCGTAAGGTGGTGAACATTGAGCAGAGCGGTCTGGTGAAGCCTGAGAGAGACGATACAGAGTTCCAACATCTGTACTTCCTCCAGGGACATGAACACATGCTGGAACACATTAAGAGGAAg GTATCCATAGTGAAGAGTGAGGAGACCAAAGTTCGCCAGGAGGATCTCAGTAAACTGCTGTATGAGGTCCAACTTCTcagaacacaacaggacaacaTGGAGTGTCAAATGCAGGACATGAAACA GCAGAATGAAGTGCTGTGGAGAGAGGTGGTCTCACTGAGACAGAatcacacacagcaacagaaagtCATGAAcaaa CTGATTCAGTTTCTGTTCAGCCAGATGCAGTCCAACCCACCCAGCACTGTGGGCCTAAAGAGAAAGCT TCCCTTAATGTTGGACGATGGCTCTCCCAGCCCTCCTGCCTCCAAGTTCAGCCATAGTCATCCAATGGAGCCCCTGCATGAACCCTTCTACATCCAGTCG ccTTCCAGTGACACCGCTTCTTGCTCTACTAGTGGGCTCACAGGAGGACCAATTATATCAGATGTTACTGACATGTCTCAGGCCAGTATGGCCCTCCAGATGCAGCCTGATGAGACTAG GGAGAAGTGCATGATGCTAATCAAAGAAGAGCCAGTAAGTCCAGgagtgagaggaggagggaaaggagGCAGCTTAGGGGGAGGAGAGGCTGTAGCATTGACCTCCTCCTGTGAAGTGTGCTCTTCAGAACCGCCTGTTCTCCCCGTCGCTATGGTCCAGTCTGTTCTGGAGGGGAGGGGCTCTGTGGCTTCTATGATGGAGAAGAGGAGCAAGAGACCTGCCCTAGACAG agttGAAGTTCCAGATGCAGTGGAGAATGTGGACATGAgcctggaggagctgcagcagctgttgcTCAGGAGCCATCAGCAGAGTACTGTGGAAGCTGGGACCAGCGCGGTTATGGAT cccTTTAGTTTAAGCCTGCCTCTGACTGAGTGGAACTTTACTGAGATGGAGTCCAACCTCAAATCA taCATGTTCCAGAACCAGGAAGCGGAGGCTTTTCCAGCTCCTGGCTGTGAGGAACAGTGA